A single genomic interval of Nymphalis io chromosome 30, ilAglIoxx1.1, whole genome shotgun sequence harbors:
- the LOC126779950 gene encoding zinc finger protein 43-like, whose amino-acid sequence MMTEICCGCLNNDRRMVKIEEYNAKKCFLQIINEIPNSYSETPLQLCYECAGLLFKFTKYKQQVLQSYKALNNYVQIELTPYRNLETKSLFNISTPYPQTDEIRTIEVIKTEFNTDEYLSDIKEERDVSNDDEPLIRVKKRKKKNGHIKKEIDDAQFVEVELSKDEILEEIKQLALREDYVNAMFQCEKCVTSFPNADDLADHISLKHKMNSSKYKCTICECSFSSEVSYNYHTNKHTRRYQCVVCSERFVSKRGVLKHYNMVHCHRTNVEFDYDNNTDNCDNETPQHQDPSAQDDQPSFPCEFCGKTFKWRTSLRKHLETHRIETGEKRKPYCAPCRLSFTTTSNLQKHVRTSSKHQIQLKLRKLTESLPELTGQDRHKAQLEIRKSVNKSRHQFPCTQCDRRFLWRGNLLRHMNSHAAKANGDLICKPCNRTFSSIATYQQHMKISKKHVSENDFKFMCSDCGKRFPTKSRLRDHINWEHLKNYVYSCDECQKVFKTSNSVYHHKQVHKKDVVEHLCDHCGKPFPNQAKLRSHILGLHSRAAAHKCGTCGARFSWHSCLSRHVRQKHANKKD is encoded by the exons ATGATGACTGAGATTTGTTGTGGATGTCTTAACAATGACCGTAGGATGGTGAAAATTGAGGAATATAACgcgaaaaaatgttttttacaaattataaacgaaataccg AATTCCTATTCGGAGACACCGCTCCAACTCTGCTACGAATGTGCTGGTCTCCTCTTTAAATTTACTAAGTACAAACAGCAGGTGCTGCAATCATACAAAGCTCTCAATAATTATGTTCAAATA gAATTAACACCGTACAGAAATTTAGAAACAAAATCACTTTTCAACATATCAACACCGTACCCACAAACCGATGAAATACGAACAATAGAAGTAATAAAGACAGAGTTTAACACAGATGAATACTTATCTGATATAAAAGAAGAAAGAGATGTATCCAATGATGATGAGCCACTAATAAGGGTAAAGAAGAGAAAGAAAAAGAACGGTCACATTAAGAAGGAGATAGACGATGCTCAGTTTGTGGAAGTGGAATTGAGCAAAGACGAGATATTGGAGGAAATTAAACAGTTGGCATTGAGAGAAGATTATGTGAATGCTATGTTTCAATGTGAAAAGTGTGTTACATCGTTCCCCAATGCCGATGATCTTGCCGACCATATTAGTCTAAAACATAAAATG aattcgtcaaaatataaatgtacgaTATGCGAATGTTCGTTCTCCTCGGAGGTTTCGTATAATTAtcacacaaacaaacacacacgCAGGTACCAGTGCGTCGTATGTAGCGAGAGGTTCGTCAGCAAGAGGGGTGTTCTCAAACATTACAATATGGTACATTGTCATAG aaCCAATGTGGAGTTCGACTATGATAATAATACTGACAATTGTGATAATGAAACCCCTCAACACCAAGATCCAAG CGCGCAAGACGACCAGCCCTCGTTTCCCTGTGAGTTCTGCGGGAAGACATTTAAATGGCGAACGTCGCTCCGTAAACACTTGGAGACTCATCGCATTGAAACTGGAGAGAAGAGGAAGCCTTATTGTGCGCCTTGCAG ACTTTCCTTCACAACTACATCGAATCTACAAAAGCATGTCCGTACGAGTTCCAAACATCAAATCCAACTGAAACtgag AAAGCTAACGGAATCTCTACCGGAGCTGACCGGTCAGGACCGGCACAAGGCCCAACTGGAGATCAGGAAGTCGGTGAACAAGTCGAGACATCAGTTCCCTTGCACTCAGTGCGACAGAAGATTCCTTTGGAGGGGGAATTTGTTGAGGCATATGAACAGCCATGCAGCcaa AGCAAACGGTGATCTGATCTGCAAGCCATGCAACAGGACGTTCTCCTCCATAGCGACCTATCAGCAGCACATGAAGATAAGCAAGAAACACGTATCGGAGAATGATTTCAA ATTCATGTGCAGCGATTGCGGCAAAAGATTCCCGACCAAGTCTCGTCTGAGGGATCACATTAACTGGGAACATCTCAAGAACTATGTGTATAGCTGCGACGAGTGTCAAAAG gTGTTCAAGACGAGCAACTCCGTGTATCATCACAAACAAGTCCATAAGAAAGATGTCGTTGAACATCTCTGCGATCACTGCGGGAAACCGTTTCCG AACCAAGCCAAGCTGCGCAGCCACATCCTCGGGCTGCACAGTCGCGCCGCCGCGCACAAGTGTGGCACGTGCGGCGCGCGCTTCTCGTGGCACTCGTGTCTGTCGCGACACGTGCGGCAGAAGCACGCCAATAAAAAAGACTGA